From Coriobacteriaceae bacterium, a single genomic window includes:
- a CDS encoding MATE family efflux transporter: MADTASKHIDMTTGSLWRNIPLFAFPVAATSILEQLSNLIATVIIGNFSGDQGTLAMAAVGSNVPLTSLMINLFIGLSLGSNVVIANAIGRNDQNMVKRAVHTSILMALVGFVVIALGEIFAEPMLAALNVPAETMPLASLYLRVFLLSMPSILLYNFEAAIFRSVGITRMPLQALAVSTVLNIGLDLIFVPVLHWGVAGVAIATAIAYTVSAATLFIRLLKTDSVVRVTPRDLAIDPVALKRIVKIGLPAGIQSAVFAVANIIIQSAINSLGTEVMAASSAAMSLEYVCYNLLNSFSQACTTFVGQNHGARQIDRCTKTLKVCLVEGGIVALTTIVLIVGLGREILSLFNSDPNIVSIGYIRVCSIFPAYAFSMFYENMSGYLRGFGISLLPALITMICVCGIRFYWVFCVFPHFRTFANIMMVYPISLGTTAFFMVVAVLLCHPARTYRLAQAKAGAR, encoded by the coding sequence ATGGCTGACACCGCATCTAAGCACATTGACATGACTACCGGCTCGCTGTGGCGCAATATTCCCCTGTTCGCCTTTCCCGTCGCCGCCACGAGCATCCTCGAGCAACTGTCGAACCTCATCGCCACGGTCATTATCGGCAACTTCTCGGGCGACCAGGGAACCCTGGCCATGGCGGCGGTCGGCTCCAACGTTCCGCTCACCAGCCTGATGATCAACCTGTTTATCGGCCTGTCGCTTGGCTCCAACGTGGTTATCGCCAACGCCATCGGCCGCAACGACCAAAACATGGTCAAGCGCGCGGTCCACACCTCGATCCTGATGGCACTCGTGGGCTTTGTCGTCATCGCGCTGGGCGAGATCTTTGCCGAGCCCATGCTCGCCGCGCTCAACGTCCCCGCCGAGACCATGCCACTCGCATCGCTCTACCTGCGCGTCTTTTTGCTGAGCATGCCCTCGATCCTGCTCTACAACTTCGAAGCCGCCATCTTCCGCTCCGTCGGCATCACCCGTATGCCGCTCCAGGCGCTCGCCGTGTCCACCGTCCTGAACATTGGCCTGGACCTCATCTTTGTCCCCGTACTTCACTGGGGCGTCGCGGGCGTCGCCATCGCCACCGCCATCGCCTATACCGTCAGCGCCGCCACGCTCTTTATCCGCCTGCTCAAGACCGACTCCGTCGTCCGCGTCACCCCGCGCGACTTGGCTATCGACCCCGTCGCCCTCAAGCGCATCGTCAAGATCGGACTGCCCGCCGGCATCCAGAGCGCTGTCTTTGCCGTCGCCAACATTATCATCCAGTCCGCCATCAACAGCCTGGGCACCGAGGTCATGGCGGCCTCCAGCGCGGCCATGAGCCTGGAGTACGTGTGCTACAACCTGCTCAACAGCTTTAGCCAAGCCTGCACCACCTTTGTGGGACAGAACCACGGCGCGCGCCAGATCGACCGCTGCACCAAGACGCTCAAGGTCTGCTTGGTCGAAGGTGGCATTGTCGCGCTCACCACCATCGTTCTCATCGTCGGTCTGGGGCGCGAGATCCTGTCGCTCTTTAACAGCGATCCCAATATCGTCTCGATCGGCTATATCCGCGTGTGCTCGATCTTCCCCGCGTACGCCTTTAGCATGTTCTACGAAAACATGTCCGGTTACCTGCGCGGCTTTGGCATATCGCTCTTGCCCGCCCTCATCACCATGATCTGCGTCTGCGGTATCCGCTTCTACTGGGTGTTCTGCGTCTTCCCGCACTTCCGCACGTTCGCGAACATCATGATGGTCTACCCCATCAGCCTGGGCACTACCGCGTTCTTTAT
- a CDS encoding methyltransferase domain-containing protein, translated as MLLCPVCHEPLVDDERGAVCAGGHRFDRAREGYLYLLRSSKSGDSMGDPKSQARSRRDFLNCDYYAPLRDAMVELVRERAAERGASTDKPLTLLDICCGEGYYTSAMGSVPNVDAYGFDLGKEMVRLAAKRGGATYFVANMKDIPVADGTFDMVTELFAPFNEREFARVLAPEGSLYTVVPGARHLFGLKEILYDTPYLNDERLPQTTELELVGTQRVAASITLQTQADIEAVFQMTPYYYRTRREDRERLAGLQRLETDIEFVIAEYRHR; from the coding sequence ATGTTGTTGTGTCCCGTTTGCCATGAGCCGTTGGTGGACGACGAGCGTGGGGCTGTATGTGCAGGTGGGCATCGATTCGATCGTGCGCGCGAGGGCTATCTGTACCTGTTGCGCTCGTCTAAGAGCGGTGACTCTATGGGCGATCCCAAGTCGCAGGCCCGTAGCCGTCGTGACTTCCTCAATTGCGACTACTATGCACCGTTGCGCGATGCGATGGTCGAGCTCGTACGCGAACGAGCGGCTGAGCGCGGGGCGTCCACGGACAAGCCGCTGACTTTGCTCGACATCTGCTGCGGCGAGGGTTACTACACGAGCGCCATGGGCTCGGTGCCGAACGTTGATGCCTACGGGTTTGACCTGGGCAAGGAAATGGTGCGTTTGGCTGCCAAGCGTGGCGGTGCGACGTATTTCGTCGCCAACATGAAGGACATCCCCGTGGCAGATGGCACCTTTGATATGGTAACCGAGTTGTTCGCTCCCTTTAACGAGCGCGAGTTTGCCCGCGTGCTGGCGCCCGAGGGCTCGCTCTACACCGTGGTCCCGGGTGCCCGCCATCTCTTTGGACTCAAGGAAATCCTCTACGACACGCCGTATCTCAACGACGAGAGGTTGCCGCAGACTACCGAGCTTGAGCTAGTCGGCACGCAGCGCGTGGCGGCGTCGATCACCCTCCAGACGCAGGCCGACATCGAAGCCGTGTTCCAGATGACGCCCTACTACTATCGCACGCGTCGCGAGGATCGCGAGCGCCTAGCGGGTCTACAGCGGCTCGAGACGGATATCGAGTTCGTGATCGCGGAGTACCGGCATCGGTAA
- a CDS encoding class I SAM-dependent methyltransferase — translation MGVVDPFSVARAAGLELIGKSEGLTLTDGTMELRADFGRMLPRLKQGRLQQELLVKAARTKGIEQPWAIDATAGFGEDSLLLAAAGFTVDLYEQDCVIAALLKDALDRAADEPALSTAVARMRLHAGEDSIAGLRHTAELIERGELAAPDAVYLDPMFPERTKSAAVKKKFQLLHHLEQPCADEETLVEAALAVHPRKIVIKRPVKGPLLAGVKPSHQLAGKAVRYDVLVPPRP, via the coding sequence ATGGGCGTTGTCGATCCCTTTTCTGTTGCTCGGGCTGCGGGGCTTGAGCTGATCGGGAAGTCCGAGGGTCTCACGCTCACCGACGGCACGATGGAGCTGCGCGCCGATTTTGGCCGCATGCTTCCACGACTCAAGCAGGGCCGTTTGCAGCAAGAGCTACTGGTGAAGGCTGCGCGCACAAAAGGCATCGAGCAACCATGGGCGATTGACGCCACGGCGGGCTTTGGCGAGGATTCGCTGCTGTTGGCGGCTGCGGGCTTTACCGTCGATCTGTATGAGCAGGATTGCGTGATCGCGGCGCTCCTTAAGGATGCCCTGGATCGCGCGGCAGATGAACCGGCGCTTTCGACAGCCGTGGCGCGTATGCGCTTACATGCGGGCGAGGACAGCATTGCCGGCCTTCGCCATACAGCTGAGTTGATCGAGCGGGGCGAGCTTGCCGCCCCCGACGCGGTGTACCTGGACCCCATGTTTCCCGAGCGTACCAAAAGTGCGGCGGTCAAAAAGAAGTTCCAACTCTTGCACCATCTGGAGCAGCCGTGCGCTGATGAGGAGACGCTGGTCGAGGCTGCGCTTGCGGTGCACCCGCGCAAGATCGTTATCAAGCGGCCGGTGAAGGGGCCGCTGCTTGCCGGCGTTAAGCCGAGCCATCAACTTGCGGGCAAGGCCGTTCGCTACGATGTTTTGGTGCCGCCGCGCCCGTAG
- a CDS encoding N-acetyltransferase encodes MIRKTLDTDIPAVMAIYDAARDFMRAHGNATQWPEGTPSAEQLAADIAAGGSYVCEVDGRVVATFAFLPGPDECYGVIEDGRWRSDTPYAVLHRVASDGTTHGVAAAMFAFAKERIDHLRIDTHQDNLPMQGAIAKAGFKRAGIVYVSDGTPRVAFDWLREA; translated from the coding sequence ATGATCAGAAAAACCCTCGATACCGACATTCCCGCCGTCATGGCTATCTATGACGCGGCCCGCGACTTTATGCGCGCGCATGGCAACGCCACGCAGTGGCCCGAGGGCACGCCTTCGGCCGAGCAACTGGCTGCCGATATCGCCGCCGGTGGCAGCTATGTGTGCGAAGTCGACGGCCGCGTGGTGGCGACGTTTGCCTTTTTACCGGGCCCGGACGAGTGCTATGGCGTAATTGAGGACGGGCGATGGCGCAGCGACACTCCGTACGCCGTGCTGCACCGTGTGGCGTCCGACGGCACCACGCATGGCGTTGCGGCCGCGATGTTTGCCTTTGCCAAGGAACGTATCGACCATCTGCGTATCGACACGCACCAAGACAACCTGCCTATGCAGGGCGCCATCGCCAAGGCCGGGTTTAAGCGCGCCGGTATCGTATATGTGTCGGACGGTACGCCGCGCGTCGCGTTTGATTGGCTGCGCGAGGCATAA
- a CDS encoding TetM/TetW/TetO/TetS family tetracycline resistance ribosomal protection protein, translated as MSKQAVVGILAHVDAGKTTLAEAMLFNAGRIRKRGHVDDGDSHLDTNEIERERGITIFSSQAVLDHGDTRVMLVDAPGHVDFSAEAERTLRALDYAILVVGANDGVQGHTETLWRLLARYDIPTFIYINKIDLENPGRDVLLAQLGQRLSEGCLDANELLAGGAVQEDAAALDEAALEEFLEAGELSVATLSRMVAERKLFPCFAGSALKDQGVDELLDGICALMRERAWHPEFAARVYRVSRGDRGERLAWVKVTGGTLHAKQLINGRSGAEAWEQKVDQVRIYNGEKYELAQEVAAGGICAVTGLAHVRPGDALGAEPASDAPVIAPVLTYTVLPGEHDVHAVFKALTELADEDPMLGVSWNTHLEQIHLQLMGAVQLEVVQRVLADRFGLPVAFESGGILYKETISQPVEGVGHFEPLRHYAEVHLRLEPLPAGSGVQFGTVTSTDELDLNWQRLALTNAMERDHLGVLTGSPITDVRITLTGGRAHAKHTEGGDFRQATYRAIRQGLMQAREADAAVLLEPWYRFELEVPGECVGRALSDATRMGAEYEPPAMLGDRAKLLGRVPASEVQDYALEVAAYTSGRGHLYLEFAGYAPCHDAERVIEAAAYEPEADLPNTPDSVFCSHGAGYTVKWYDVPTAAHVKVGPATFRPWRAADAEFFGHM; from the coding sequence ATGTCGAAGCAAGCGGTCGTTGGAATCTTGGCGCATGTCGATGCTGGCAAGACCACGTTGGCCGAGGCCATGCTGTTCAACGCGGGTCGTATTCGCAAGCGCGGCCACGTTGATGATGGCGACTCGCACCTGGACACTAACGAGATCGAGCGCGAGCGCGGTATTACGATCTTCTCGTCGCAGGCCGTACTCGACCATGGCGATACCCGCGTCATGCTCGTGGATGCGCCGGGGCATGTCGATTTCTCTGCCGAGGCGGAGCGCACGCTGCGCGCACTCGACTATGCGATTTTGGTTGTGGGCGCCAACGACGGCGTGCAGGGGCACACCGAAACCCTGTGGCGCCTGCTTGCGCGCTATGACATCCCGACGTTCATCTATATCAATAAAATCGATTTGGAGAATCCCGGCCGCGATGTTTTGCTGGCACAGCTTGGGCAGCGTCTTTCCGAAGGCTGCCTGGATGCCAACGAACTGCTGGCGGGCGGTGCCGTTCAGGAGGACGCTGCTGCGTTGGACGAGGCGGCGCTCGAGGAGTTTCTTGAAGCGGGTGAGCTTTCCGTCGCAACGCTGTCGCGCATGGTTGCCGAGCGCAAGCTCTTTCCCTGCTTTGCCGGCTCGGCGCTCAAGGACCAGGGCGTGGACGAGCTGCTGGATGGTATATGCGCGCTGATGCGTGAACGGGCATGGCACCCGGAGTTTGCCGCGCGCGTCTACCGTGTGAGCCGCGGGGATCGCGGCGAGCGCTTGGCATGGGTTAAAGTGACCGGCGGCACGCTGCATGCCAAACAGCTGATTAACGGACGTTCCGGCGCCGAGGCATGGGAGCAGAAGGTCGATCAGGTACGCATCTATAACGGCGAAAAGTATGAGCTTGCCCAAGAAGTTGCTGCTGGCGGTATTTGTGCCGTGACGGGTCTTGCGCACGTTCGCCCAGGGGATGCCCTGGGCGCGGAACCTGCGAGCGATGCGCCCGTCATTGCGCCGGTCCTCACCTATACGGTGCTTCCGGGCGAACACGATGTCCACGCGGTGTTCAAAGCGCTGACTGAGTTAGCGGACGAAGATCCCATGCTCGGCGTAAGCTGGAACACTCATCTTGAGCAGATTCATTTACAGCTGATGGGCGCCGTGCAACTCGAGGTCGTGCAGCGGGTGTTGGCCGATCGTTTTGGCCTTCCGGTTGCGTTTGAGTCTGGCGGCATTCTCTATAAGGAGACTATTTCGCAGCCGGTCGAGGGCGTGGGCCACTTTGAGCCGCTGCGCCACTATGCCGAGGTGCATCTGCGCCTGGAGCCGTTGCCAGCGGGTTCGGGCGTGCAGTTTGGCACCGTGACCTCGACCGACGAGCTCGATCTTAACTGGCAACGTCTGGCGCTCACCAACGCCATGGAGCGCGATCACCTGGGCGTGCTGACCGGCTCTCCCATCACCGATGTGCGCATTACGCTCACGGGCGGCCGCGCGCATGCCAAACACACCGAGGGTGGCGATTTTCGCCAGGCCACGTACCGTGCGATTCGACAGGGACTCATGCAGGCGCGTGAGGCGGATGCTGCGGTGCTGCTGGAGCCGTGGTATCGCTTTGAGCTCGAGGTGCCGGGGGAGTGTGTGGGCCGTGCGCTCTCGGATGCCACGCGTATGGGCGCCGAGTACGAGCCGCCGGCGATGCTGGGCGACCGCGCCAAGCTCCTAGGCCGCGTCCCCGCATCCGAGGTGCAGGATTATGCGTTGGAGGTGGCTGCCTACACAAGCGGCCGCGGGCATCTGTACCTAGAGTTTGCCGGCTACGCGCCTTGTCATGATGCTGAGCGCGTGATCGAGGCGGCTGCCTACGAGCCCGAGGCCGATCTGCCCAACACGCCCGACTCGGTCTTCTGCTCTCACGGCGCCGGCTACACCGTCAAATGGTACGACGTACCCACCGCAGCCCACGTAAAGGTCGGTCCCGCCACCTTCCGCCCCTGGCGAGCGGCAGACGCGGAGTTTTTCGGCCACATGTGA
- a CDS encoding ATP-binding protein, translating to MNPNPFKPTAGKRPPILIGRESVIEDFEEGLDNGAGAPGRLMLITGNRGCGKTVLLRELQRLASARGWAVVSDSASLGLCDRLADALRSNKPVVTSLEFGPSFGRMSVEAARAKGETLRGLVNERLKKLGPGKGLLFAIDEAQSASIEELAALAVLYQQVLGDQDATGLLDSDQRGLALVFAGLPSMVDGLLEEPSVTFLRRAQQRALGAISLPKVRDSYIQTVKDAGLYVDAETADLAAHKSMGHPYMVQLVGYYMWRSAVRRDSRVIEECDVEAGHTDAISEFYEAVDAPLYYGLRSPQRLFIEAMAVDEDKPTRMADIIERCDRTQSWASKYRASLIRERVIEAAGYGLVRFTVPMLGAYIRDRVLWHE from the coding sequence ATGAACCCGAATCCCTTTAAGCCAACGGCAGGCAAGCGGCCTCCGATACTCATCGGTCGCGAGTCGGTCATCGAAGATTTTGAGGAAGGGCTCGACAACGGCGCTGGGGCGCCGGGCAGGCTCATGCTCATTACGGGAAACCGCGGCTGTGGCAAAACGGTTCTCCTACGGGAGCTGCAGCGTCTAGCCAGCGCGCGCGGATGGGCGGTTGTCTCCGATTCCGCTTCGCTTGGCTTATGCGACCGCTTGGCCGACGCGCTTCGCTCGAATAAACCCGTTGTGACGTCGTTGGAGTTCGGGCCGTCATTTGGCCGGATGTCGGTCGAGGCGGCGCGGGCAAAGGGCGAAACGTTGCGAGGGCTGGTCAACGAGCGCCTCAAGAAACTCGGGCCGGGAAAGGGCTTACTGTTTGCGATTGACGAGGCCCAATCGGCGTCTATCGAGGAACTGGCGGCGCTGGCCGTTCTCTATCAGCAAGTGCTCGGAGATCAAGATGCCACGGGCTTGCTCGATAGCGACCAGCGCGGTCTTGCGCTGGTATTTGCCGGCTTGCCCAGCATGGTTGATGGCTTGCTCGAAGAGCCGAGCGTGACGTTTTTGCGCCGTGCCCAGCAGCGTGCGCTGGGGGCGATCTCTTTGCCCAAGGTGCGTGATTCATATATCCAGACGGTCAAAGACGCCGGTCTTTACGTTGACGCGGAGACGGCGGACCTTGCGGCACACAAGAGCATGGGGCATCCCTATATGGTTCAGCTGGTGGGATATTACATGTGGCGGTCTGCTGTCCGGCGTGACTCGCGGGTCATTGAAGAGTGCGATGTTGAGGCTGGGCACACGGATGCCATCTCCGAGTTCTATGAAGCAGTTGACGCGCCCCTGTATTACGGACTGCGCAGTCCACAGCGCCTCTTTATCGAGGCTATGGCGGTTGACGAGGACAAGCCGACGCGCATGGCGGACATCATTGAGCGTTGCGACCGAACCCAAAGCTGGGCGAGTAAATATCGCGCAAGCCTGATTCGCGAGCGCGTCATCGAGGCTGCCGGATACGGCCTCGTCCGGTTTACCGTGCCCATGCTGGGCGCGTACATTCGCGATCGCGTTCTATGGCATGAGTAG
- a CDS encoding excinuclease ABC subunit UvrA encodes MTEQKMSPQAIEVRGARVHNLKDIDIDIPLGRLVGIAGVSGSGKSSLALGVLYAEGSRRYLEALSTYTRRRLTQAEHAQVDEVLHVPAALALHQRPSVPGVRSTFGTMTELNNSLRLLFSRCAHHVCPHCGARVEPSLNVAAGLSLMCPSCGREFYAPSAEDLAFNSGGACPTCGGTGVMREVDEASLVPDESKTINEGAVLPWGTLMWDLMKQVAGEMGVRTDVPFNQLTAHERDIVFHGPAVKKHILYVPKNGEGATPLDFTYYNAVYTVENALAKVKDDKGLKRVARFLREGPCRDCGGTRLSEAARQSQVRGINLAQAAAMTLGEAIEWVHGVPATLPAEMRPMATDICDSFLITARRLVDLGLDYLSLDRAGATLSTGERQRVQLARVVRNRSTGVLYVLDEPSIGLHPANVDGLVGVMRDLVGDGNTVVVVDHDTRVLAEADYLVEMGPVAGAGGGNVIAAGTVDEVEQSRSSRIASFLRSNPNRLRPQVADDEMFDQGHIRMATEVIHTVKPLEVDIPRGRLVAVTGVSGSGKTTLVLETLIPALKAQAAGERLPGHVRWVDAEGIARANLIDATPIGANVRSTVATYADIHDELRRAFARTPEAKAAGYKAGAFSYNTGALRCPTCDGTGSISLDVQFLPDVEIVCPACRGSRYAEAASHIHREGKDGSLLTLPQLMDMSVDEALDATVGLKKVQTRLQTLHDLGLGYLTLGEPTPALSGGEAQRLKLASEMGRVQDDAVFVFDEPTIGLHPLDVQVLLNVFDGLVAKGATVIVIEHDLDLIRNADYVIDMGPGGGDAGGQIVCAGTPGDIATCSKSITGCYL; translated from the coding sequence GTGACGGAACAGAAGATGAGCCCGCAGGCTATCGAGGTACGTGGCGCACGTGTCCATAACCTCAAGGACATCGATATTGATATCCCGCTGGGAAGGCTCGTGGGTATTGCCGGCGTGTCGGGCTCGGGCAAGAGCTCGCTGGCGCTGGGGGTTCTTTATGCCGAGGGCTCACGCCGCTACCTGGAGGCGCTCAGCACCTATACTCGTCGTCGCCTGACGCAGGCTGAGCATGCACAGGTGGACGAGGTGCTGCATGTGCCGGCGGCGCTCGCGTTGCATCAGCGCCCCAGCGTTCCGGGCGTACGCTCGACCTTTGGCACCATGACCGAGCTCAACAACAGCTTGCGCCTGCTCTTTAGCCGTTGCGCCCATCACGTGTGTCCGCACTGCGGAGCGCGCGTGGAGCCGAGCCTCAATGTAGCGGCGGGCCTGTCACTTATGTGTCCGTCATGCGGCCGCGAGTTCTATGCGCCGAGCGCCGAGGACCTTGCCTTTAACAGTGGCGGCGCGTGTCCCACCTGTGGCGGCACCGGTGTTATGCGCGAGGTGGATGAGGCGAGCCTGGTGCCCGATGAGTCCAAGACCATCAACGAAGGCGCGGTCCTTCCGTGGGGCACGCTCATGTGGGACCTGATGAAGCAAGTTGCCGGTGAGATGGGCGTGCGCACCGACGTGCCGTTTAACCAGCTCACAGCGCATGAGCGCGATATCGTGTTCCATGGCCCTGCCGTTAAAAAGCACATCCTCTACGTGCCCAAAAACGGCGAGGGCGCCACGCCGCTCGACTTTACCTACTACAACGCCGTCTATACCGTCGAGAATGCGCTTGCCAAGGTCAAGGACGACAAGGGCCTCAAACGTGTTGCGCGCTTTTTGCGCGAGGGGCCATGTCGTGATTGCGGCGGCACACGTCTTTCCGAGGCGGCGCGTCAGTCACAGGTGCGTGGCATCAATCTGGCACAGGCTGCAGCTATGACGCTGGGCGAGGCGATTGAGTGGGTGCACGGGGTGCCCGCAACGCTGCCGGCCGAGATGCGCCCCATGGCGACGGACATCTGTGATTCGTTCTTGATCACGGCTCGTCGTCTGGTTGACCTTGGCCTCGATTACCTTTCGCTCGATCGCGCCGGCGCGACGCTTTCCACGGGCGAGCGCCAGCGTGTGCAGCTTGCCCGCGTGGTGCGAAATCGCTCGACGGGCGTGCTCTATGTACTGGACGAGCCCTCGATTGGCCTGCATCCGGCAAATGTCGATGGCCTGGTGGGCGTGATGCGCGACCTGGTGGGCGATGGCAACACGGTGGTCGTCGTCGACCACGATACGCGCGTGCTGGCAGAGGCAGACTACCTGGTCGAGATGGGCCCCGTTGCCGGAGCGGGCGGCGGCAACGTGATTGCTGCCGGGACGGTGGATGAGGTCGAGCAATCGCGGAGTAGCCGCATTGCGTCGTTCCTCCGCTCGAATCCCAACCGCTTACGCCCGCAGGTAGCCGACGACGAAATGTTCGACCAAGGTCATATCCGCATGGCAACCGAGGTCATTCACACTGTTAAGCCACTCGAAGTTGATATCCCGCGCGGCCGGCTCGTCGCGGTGACAGGCGTTTCTGGCTCGGGCAAGACGACGCTGGTGCTCGAGACGCTTATCCCTGCACTCAAGGCGCAGGCCGCGGGCGAGCGCCTGCCAGGTCATGTGCGCTGGGTGGATGCCGAAGGCATTGCGCGTGCCAACCTGATCGACGCCACGCCCATTGGTGCCAACGTGCGCTCGACGGTGGCGACTTATGCCGATATCCACGACGAGCTGCGCCGCGCCTTCGCCCGTACACCCGAGGCCAAGGCTGCCGGCTACAAGGCGGGCGCCTTTAGCTACAACACCGGCGCCCTTCGCTGTCCTACGTGCGATGGCACGGGCTCCATATCGCTCGACGTTCAGTTTCTGCCCGATGTCGAGATTGTCTGCCCGGCATGCCGCGGCTCGCGCTACGCCGAGGCCGCCTCGCATATCCATCGCGAGGGCAAGGACGGGAGCCTGCTCACGTTGCCGCAGCTTATGGACATGAGTGTGGACGAGGCCCTCGACGCCACGGTGGGACTCAAGAAAGTTCAGACACGTCTGCAGACCTTACATGACCTAGGTCTGGGCTACCTCACGCTCGGCGAGCCCACGCCGGCACTCTCGGGCGGCGAGGCACAGCGCCTTAAGCTCGCGAGCGAGATGGGCCGCGTACAGGATGATGCCGTATTCGTATTCGACGAGCCCACAATCGGCCTGCATCCGCTCGATGTGCAGGTTTTGCTGAATGTGTTTGACGGCCTGGTTGCCAAGGGCGCCACGGTCATCGTGATCGAACACGACCTCGACCTTATCCGTAACGCCGACTACGTGATTGATATGGGACCGGGCGGCGGCGACGCCGGCGGGCAAATCGTTTGCGCCGGCACACCGGGCGATATCGCAACTTGCTCCAAGAGCATCACCGGTTGCTACCTATAA
- a CDS encoding AAA family ATPase yields the protein MEYLENPFTPSFGEVPAHLAGRQQIIRDLDRAFLSQRRRPELTSIFSGARGTGKTALMSSLATRAESHGWVAVKTTALPGMLEEIELGAKRAAAHLTDLSSDFEITGLGIASLGSIEVNHAHEVSTWRYRMSDIIDQLNEADTGLLITVDEVDPTLDEMIQLAATYQHFVTDGKRVALLMAGLPNNVSTLLSHKTVSFLRRAQQYHLGRIADHDVREALIRTIQENDRVANAEGIDKAVRSISGFPFLLQLVGYRAWDLTSTSKEISSRDFKQGIIIARDEMDDRILAATYRELTAEDKRFLIAMLDDEEESTTADLVERLKRSPQQVSRYRRRMIDAGIIGERGRGVVAFELPFFRDYLAAQCVK from the coding sequence GTGGAGTATCTCGAAAACCCGTTTACTCCTAGTTTTGGTGAGGTTCCCGCCCACCTTGCCGGAAGGCAGCAGATCATTCGTGATCTGGACCGCGCTTTCTTAAGCCAGCGCAGACGCCCGGAACTGACCTCTATCTTCTCGGGGGCACGCGGAACAGGCAAGACCGCCCTCATGTCGTCGCTTGCGACGAGGGCCGAATCCCATGGCTGGGTTGCCGTAAAGACAACCGCGCTTCCAGGAATGCTTGAGGAAATCGAGCTCGGAGCAAAGCGGGCAGCAGCCCACCTCACTGATCTATCGAGCGATTTCGAAATTACCGGTCTTGGAATCGCGTCTCTCGGCAGCATCGAGGTCAATCACGCCCATGAGGTCTCGACCTGGCGTTACCGCATGAGTGACATCATCGACCAGCTCAATGAGGCCGACACCGGGCTACTCATCACGGTTGATGAGGTCGATCCGACGCTCGACGAGATGATTCAACTCGCAGCTACATATCAGCACTTTGTGACCGACGGAAAGCGCGTCGCCCTGCTCATGGCAGGACTTCCCAACAACGTCTCGACACTGCTAAGCCATAAGACGGTCTCGTTTCTTCGCCGTGCTCAGCAATATCATCTGGGGCGAATCGCCGACCACGATGTGCGCGAAGCCCTGATCCGAACGATTCAGGAAAACGATCGCGTGGCGAATGCCGAGGGAATCGATAAGGCTGTTCGCTCGATTTCGGGCTTCCCCTTTCTATTGCAGCTTGTTGGTTACCGCGCCTGGGATCTCACGAGCACCTCGAAAGAGATTTCGTCGCGCGACTTTAAACAGGGAATCATAATCGCCCGCGACGAGATGGATGACCGAATTCTCGCAGCAACCTATCGAGAACTCACCGCAGAGGACAAGCGGTTCCTTATCGCCATGCTTGACGATGAGGAAGAGTCCACCACCGCCGACCTCGTCGAGCGCCTTAAGCGTTCGCCGCAGCAGGTCTCCCGCTACCGGCGTCGCATGATTGACGCCGGCATCATTGGAGAACGCGGGCGCGGAGTCGTCGCCTTTGAATTGCCATTCTTCCGCGACTATCTAGCTGCTCAATGCGTTAAATAA
- a CDS encoding tRNA (cytidine(34)-2'-O)-methyltransferase translates to MFNIVLYAPEIPANTGNIGRTCVVTGARLHLVEPLGFSLDDKTVRRAGLGYWQNLDVTTYAGWEDFLARNGLSPADERLHLLTKKARRTYAQSTYRDGDFLVFGSESSGIPEELLAAAPERCERIPMLRDRDSLDNADAWEAHEESLGHTEDSHEAILQQDICGNFVNPDDYRINALNLSNSAAIVLYEALRQTGFTGM, encoded by the coding sequence ATGTTCAACATCGTGCTGTATGCGCCCGAGATTCCGGCCAATACGGGCAATATCGGCCGCACCTGCGTGGTTACCGGCGCCCGCCTGCATCTGGTGGAGCCGCTGGGATTTTCGCTCGACGACAAGACGGTGCGTCGCGCCGGGCTGGGCTACTGGCAAAACTTGGACGTGACGACCTATGCCGGCTGGGAGGATTTCCTTGCGCGCAACGGGCTCTCCCCCGCCGATGAGCGCCTGCACCTACTGACTAAAAAGGCGCGCCGCACCTATGCGCAAAGTACCTATCGCGACGGCGACTTCTTGGTCTTTGGCAGCGAGAGCTCGGGTATTCCCGAGGAGCTGCTCGCTGCGGCGCCCGAGCGCTGCGAGCGCATCCCCATGCTGCGCGATCGCGACTCGCTCGACAACGCCGATGCTTGGGAGGCCCATGAGGAGTCGCTCGGGCACACCGAGGACAGCCACGAAGCCATCCTGCAGCAGGACATCTGCGGTAACTTCGTCAATCCCGACGACTACCGCATCAACGCACTCAACCTCTCCAACAGCGCCGCCATCGTCCTCTACGAGGCCCTACGCCAGACAGGATTTACGGGCATGTGA